The following proteins come from a genomic window of Frankia casuarinae:
- a CDS encoding NAD-dependent epimerase/dehydratase family protein: MRLLILGGTWFVGRVLAEDAVGRGWAVTTFNRGRSGPDVAGVHPLRGDRTDVQDLERLAAAGPWDAVVDVGGAEPRSVGLAAQVLGAQAGRYVFVSTVSVYRDWPASPVDESSPLHPGNPDLVVEDPRWDAVRYGPHKAGCEAAVRRSVSPDRLLMVRPGVVLGPYEYVGRLPWWLRRMARGGRVLAPAPADRPIQPVDVRDLASFLLDLIGRSASGIFNVAAPTGHATYGRMLDACAAATRDVRGADEIEVVWAEPDWLVEQGVRQWTEIPLWRVQPGTWRLDATRAAAAGLRCRPIEKTVLATWAWLAAGGAPVRHERQDEHGFDPDRERRLVDLWECRSQAASGEKGLV; encoded by the coding sequence ATGCGCCTGCTGATCCTGGGAGGAACCTGGTTCGTCGGCCGTGTCCTGGCTGAGGACGCGGTGGGCCGTGGCTGGGCGGTCACGACGTTCAACCGGGGTAGGTCCGGACCGGATGTCGCAGGGGTCCACCCGTTGCGCGGCGACCGAACCGACGTCCAGGATCTTGAACGCCTCGCGGCGGCGGGGCCGTGGGATGCCGTGGTGGACGTCGGCGGAGCGGAGCCCCGCTCGGTCGGCCTGGCCGCTCAGGTTCTGGGCGCGCAGGCCGGTCGGTACGTGTTCGTGTCGACCGTCTCGGTGTATCGCGACTGGCCCGCGTCCCCGGTCGACGAATCCTCACCTCTACATCCGGGAAACCCCGATCTTGTGGTGGAAGATCCTCGCTGGGACGCGGTGCGGTACGGCCCCCACAAGGCCGGGTGTGAGGCCGCGGTCCGGCGGAGCGTTTCCCCGGATCGGCTGCTCATGGTGCGGCCGGGGGTGGTTCTCGGCCCGTACGAGTACGTCGGACGGTTGCCGTGGTGGCTTCGGCGGATGGCGCGCGGCGGGCGGGTGCTGGCCCCCGCACCCGCCGACAGGCCGATCCAGCCTGTGGACGTGCGTGACCTCGCGTCGTTCCTGCTCGACCTGATCGGGCGGTCGGCCAGCGGCATCTTCAACGTCGCGGCGCCCACCGGCCACGCGACCTACGGCCGGATGCTGGACGCGTGCGCTGCGGCGACGCGGGACGTCCGAGGCGCAGATGAGATCGAGGTTGTCTGGGCGGAACCCGATTGGTTGGTCGAACAGGGGGTGCGTCAGTGGACGGAGATCCCGCTGTGGCGGGTGCAGCCAGGGACATGGCGCCTGGATGCGACCCGCGCGGCGGCGGCGGGCCTGCGTTGCCGGCCGATCGAGAAGACGGTCCTGGCCACGTGGGCGTGGCTGGCGGCCGGTGGCGCTCCGGTCCGGCATGAACGTCAGGACGAGCACGGTTTCGACCCCGACAGAGAGCGCCGCCTCGTCGACCTGTGGGAGTGCCGGTCACAGGCCGCCTCCGGCGAGAAGGGCCTGGTGTGA
- a CDS encoding DUF3050 domain-containing protein, whose protein sequence is MSRYNWDLIDPRIEEIRRKIDKERSGIIDHPIYSCMRTLDDVQVFMESHVFAVWDFMSLLKSLQAELTCVDIPWVPRGRAAGRRLINDIVLVEESDELLGGFTSHFELYLGAMEEAGADTSRIKEFLQLISDGTEVPAALVAAEAPAPAAGFVRWTWDLVTNAPAHSQAAAFAFGREDLIPDMFDHVIRANADEPRLRTFRDYLVRHIQVDGEEHTPMAMQMLVDLCGQDDRLWAECTRTTMDALRARNQLWTGIALAVEGSRLCPGDEPVPAG, encoded by the coding sequence ATGTCGCGCTATAACTGGGATCTCATCGACCCTAGGATCGAGGAGATTCGTCGAAAGATCGACAAAGAGCGGTCGGGGATCATCGACCATCCCATCTACAGCTGCATGCGGACGCTGGACGACGTGCAGGTCTTCATGGAAAGCCATGTGTTCGCCGTCTGGGACTTCATGTCGTTGCTCAAGTCGCTCCAGGCAGAGCTCACCTGCGTGGATATCCCGTGGGTTCCCCGGGGCCGGGCCGCCGGCCGGCGGCTCATCAACGACATCGTCCTGGTCGAGGAGAGCGACGAGCTCCTCGGCGGCTTCACCAGCCACTTCGAGCTCTACCTTGGCGCGATGGAGGAGGCCGGTGCCGACACCTCGCGGATCAAGGAGTTCCTTCAGCTGATCTCGGACGGGACCGAGGTGCCTGCCGCGCTGGTCGCCGCCGAGGCCCCCGCTCCGGCCGCCGGTTTCGTTCGCTGGACCTGGGATCTCGTTACCAACGCCCCGGCCCACAGCCAGGCCGCCGCGTTCGCTTTCGGCCGGGAGGACCTCATCCCGGACATGTTCGACCACGTCATCCGCGCCAACGCCGATGAGCCACGGCTGCGCACCTTCCGGGACTACCTCGTCCGCCACATCCAGGTGGACGGCGAGGAGCATACCCCTATGGCGATGCAGATGCTGGTCGACCTCTGCGGCCAAGACGACCGTTTGTGGGCGGAATGCACCCGAACCACGATGGACGCGCTGCGTGCCCGCAACCAGCTGTGGACCGGCATCGCCCTGGCCGTCGAGGGATCTCGGCTCTGTCCCGGCGACGAGCCCGTGCCCGCGGGCTAA
- a CDS encoding MFS transporter yields MSGAGSGAVAAPGQTAAGPAAEPAYPRILLAAGMVLADTSILNVVSPVMRDQFNASIGSLQLAIAGYQIGYASVLVAAGAVGDRRGRPETFRIGLAAFALTSIACAAAPNIGCLIAFRVVQGLAAGVLFPQILGIIRGAVADRQVGLVAAMSMIMSLATVVGPIVAGVIVYSAPSSFSWRLVFLINVPFCLWAWSGTPRVASGGRSSLNGQLDVVGALGIAALVTAIALPLTLGRSLGWPLWALLLLVCAAPAAVLYAWHQRLRHDRQLPCTFPVSAFRERQLLQAAIAYFLFFAASTCFFLYFSIFLEEGAGASPLAAGLSLAPYGIGAAITAKASSRLVARTSIRTVVVSGALLCALGSLGTCLLVAHLSRGWLVAGAAPALIVTGAGLGLVVSTVLRLVLALAPPQEAGSVGGALSTGQQIGGAIGILLFGLFFPIHLSPSVDLGSLRVGIEHGLIYEASAFALVAALFTLTSQRRGAGPRQAR; encoded by the coding sequence ATGTCTGGCGCCGGGTCGGGAGCGGTCGCCGCGCCTGGCCAAACCGCCGCGGGCCCCGCGGCTGAGCCGGCCTACCCGCGAATCCTCCTAGCCGCGGGCATGGTCCTCGCGGACACGTCGATCCTGAATGTCGTCTCCCCCGTCATGCGGGATCAGTTCAACGCGAGCATCGGGAGCCTGCAGCTCGCCATCGCCGGTTATCAGATCGGCTACGCGTCGGTCCTCGTAGCCGCCGGCGCCGTCGGCGACCGGCGAGGCCGCCCGGAGACCTTTCGGATCGGACTGGCGGCCTTCGCGCTGACCTCGATCGCCTGCGCCGCGGCACCAAACATCGGCTGCCTCATCGCCTTCCGGGTAGTCCAGGGCCTAGCCGCGGGTGTCCTTTTCCCACAGATTCTGGGAATCATCCGCGGCGCGGTGGCGGATCGACAGGTCGGTCTGGTCGCGGCGATGAGCATGATTATGAGTCTGGCCACCGTCGTCGGGCCGATTGTGGCCGGAGTGATCGTCTACAGCGCTCCGAGCTCGTTCAGTTGGCGGCTGGTCTTCCTGATCAACGTGCCGTTCTGCCTGTGGGCGTGGAGCGGCACCCCACGAGTGGCCAGCGGGGGCCGGTCCTCGCTCAACGGGCAGCTGGACGTCGTCGGCGCGCTCGGAATCGCCGCACTGGTGACCGCGATAGCGCTCCCGCTGACCCTGGGACGCTCGCTCGGGTGGCCGCTGTGGGCGCTGCTGCTGCTGGTATGTGCCGCACCGGCCGCGGTGTTGTATGCCTGGCACCAGCGTCTTCGCCACGATCGGCAGCTGCCCTGCACCTTCCCGGTCAGCGCGTTCAGGGAAAGGCAGCTCCTCCAGGCCGCGATCGCATATTTTCTGTTCTTCGCGGCCAGCACCTGTTTCTTCCTGTACTTCTCGATCTTCCTCGAGGAAGGCGCCGGTGCGAGCCCGCTCGCGGCTGGTCTGAGCCTTGCCCCCTACGGGATCGGTGCCGCGATCACAGCCAAGGCGTCGAGCCGGCTCGTGGCGCGCACCAGCATCCGCACCGTCGTCGTCAGCGGCGCTCTGCTATGCGCGTTGGGCTCGCTGGGCACCTGCCTGCTGGTGGCGCACCTCAGCCGCGGCTGGCTGGTGGCCGGGGCCGCCCCCGCGCTGATCGTCACCGGAGCGGGCCTGGGGCTCGTGGTCTCCACCGTGCTTCGGCTGGTATTGGCGCTTGCACCTCCCCAGGAAGCGGGCTCCGTCGGCGGCGCGCTCTCCACTGGCCAGCAGATCGGCGGTGCGATCGGCATTCTGCTGTTCGGGCTCTTCTTCCCCATCCACCTGAGCCCCTCGGTCGATCTGGGGTCGCTCAGAGTCGGCATCGAACATGGCCTGATCTACGAGGCATCGGCTTTCGCCCTCGTCGCGGCCCTGTTCACCCTCACCAGCCAGCGCCGTGGCGCCGGCCCGCGGCAGGCGCGGTGA
- a CDS encoding carboxymuconolactone decarboxylase family protein, giving the protein MFSTKDVNKIKARMDLRATAGDGLRALSALESYINASDISRGVLDLVRLRVSQINGCAFCVDLHAYDLKQAGESDERIWALAAWRDAPYYSEAERAALALAETATRLHDNPNGVMEPVWDLAAMYYPEGQLAVLVLAIASINAWNRINVANRQVAGAARHAGP; this is encoded by the coding sequence ATGTTTTCGACTAAGGATGTGAATAAAATCAAGGCGCGAATGGACCTCCGTGCGACCGCTGGCGATGGTCTGCGGGCGTTGTCCGCTCTGGAATCCTACATCAATGCGAGCGATATCTCCCGTGGCGTTCTGGACCTGGTCCGGCTGCGGGTGAGCCAGATCAACGGATGCGCCTTCTGTGTCGACCTGCACGCCTACGACCTGAAGCAAGCGGGTGAGAGCGACGAGCGGATCTGGGCGCTCGCTGCCTGGCGGGACGCCCCGTACTATTCCGAGGCGGAGCGGGCGGCACTGGCGTTGGCGGAGACGGCGACCCGACTGCACGACAACCCGAACGGTGTCATGGAGCCGGTGTGGGACCTTGCCGCCATGTATTATCCCGAGGGCCAGCTCGCGGTCCTGGTACTGGCGATCGCTTCCATCAACGCGTGGAACCGGATCAACGTGGCCAACCGGCAGGTGGCCGGCGCGGCCCGGCACGCAGGCCCCTGA
- a CDS encoding PaaI family thioesterase: MHDLSQPAESGQPVLWNTPLARNLGLPPVDRASDGTFRAEFDLGDRFIGNKSIFGGWLACLVDHLGAVATLDSISDRSAFSTAEITVKFLRPVFPGRLCARTAIQSANIRIVDLAVELRQGDELCVTASVTQAITKG, from the coding sequence ATGCACGACCTGAGCCAGCCGGCGGAATCCGGCCAGCCGGTCCTGTGGAACACACCGCTGGCGCGTAACCTCGGCCTCCCTCCGGTGGACCGGGCCTCCGATGGCACCTTCCGTGCGGAGTTCGACCTTGGTGACCGTTTCATCGGCAACAAGAGCATCTTCGGAGGCTGGCTCGCCTGCCTGGTAGACCACCTCGGAGCCGTGGCGACGCTGGACAGCATCAGCGATCGGTCCGCCTTCTCAACCGCCGAGATCACGGTGAAGTTCCTGCGGCCCGTATTTCCGGGCCGCCTGTGCGCCCGCACCGCGATCCAGTCAGCGAACATCCGCATCGTCGACCTCGCCGTCGAGCTCCGGCAGGGCGACGAACTGTGCGTTACCGCCTCGGTCACGCAGGCCATCACGAAGGGATGA
- a CDS encoding cytochrome P450 produces MRNTAPRASKGPNQLLTTLLATLPRPDPFPLYAELHQQGESFRSPLGTVYLVSHARCSESLRDPRLAVEDAALRARHRPGWADEAWSPFFDSLLFLNGADHRAVKTVAQSLLVPRALRLLEEGLETATDEVLGALAGAAKAGEAIDVCHDVAWPLQLYTLSTFLGVGPGELDFLPGLMPRLVVLGSPLMWHSADDAKHAAEASRTLVAFFKRIIEQRSELAARLGARWEHGLVHRLLASADAGGLDTSDVLATLVAVVVAGVETTIGLIANAVVEILRDPRGTDFGDLRGPDSTPFVEEVIRLAAPIHIVGRRALESGTVVAGHEVPAGAHVVLLLGAALRDPAMFPEPNQIDPTRAAGSSLAFGSGPHYCLGAALARIQLRAVVGGLFTRYPQLRLSGEPQLGRHLNPHSYSSVPVLLA; encoded by the coding sequence GTGAGGAACACCGCACCGCGAGCGTCCAAGGGCCCGAACCAGTTGCTGACCACGCTACTTGCCACCCTTCCCCGGCCGGATCCGTTCCCCCTCTACGCGGAGCTCCATCAGCAGGGCGAATCGTTCCGATCTCCCCTGGGCACTGTGTACCTGGTGAGCCACGCCCGCTGTTCGGAATCTCTGCGGGACCCTCGCCTGGCGGTGGAGGATGCCGCGCTGCGGGCCCGTCATCGTCCGGGCTGGGCCGACGAGGCATGGTCGCCCTTCTTCGACTCGCTTCTCTTCCTGAACGGCGCAGATCATCGCGCCGTCAAGACGGTCGCGCAGAGCCTGCTCGTGCCCCGGGCGCTGCGGCTGCTTGAGGAGGGTCTGGAGACGGCCACCGACGAGGTCCTCGGCGCGTTGGCCGGCGCCGCCAAAGCCGGCGAGGCGATTGATGTGTGCCATGACGTCGCCTGGCCGCTCCAGCTGTACACGCTGAGCACCTTCCTCGGAGTCGGCCCTGGAGAGCTGGATTTCCTGCCGGGCCTGATGCCGCGACTCGTCGTGCTGGGCAGCCCCCTGATGTGGCACTCGGCCGACGACGCTAAGCACGCGGCCGAGGCCAGCCGCACGCTCGTAGCGTTCTTCAAGAGGATCATCGAACAGCGGTCGGAGCTTGCGGCGCGGCTGGGTGCGCGATGGGAACACGGTCTAGTCCATCGGCTGCTCGCCTCAGCCGACGCGGGCGGGCTGGACACGAGCGATGTGCTGGCCACCCTGGTCGCGGTCGTGGTCGCCGGGGTCGAGACTACGATCGGCCTGATCGCTAACGCCGTGGTGGAAATATTGCGGGACCCCAGAGGCACCGATTTCGGCGATCTCAGGGGGCCCGACTCCACGCCATTCGTGGAGGAGGTGATCCGGCTCGCGGCACCGATCCACATCGTCGGGCGCAGAGCGCTCGAGTCGGGCACTGTCGTCGCGGGTCACGAGGTTCCGGCGGGCGCCCACGTCGTTCTTCTGCTCGGCGCCGCGCTGCGCGATCCCGCGATGTTTCCGGAGCCGAACCAGATAGACCCAACCCGCGCCGCGGGGTCGTCGTTGGCGTTCGGCTCCGGGCCTCACTATTGCCTGGGCGCGGCCCTGGCCAGGATCCAGCTCCGGGCCGTCGTCGGTGGTCTGTTCACCAGGTACCCGCAGCTCAGGCTGAGCGGCGAACCACAGCTTGGTCGGCATCTCAATCCGCACAGTTACTCCTCCGTCCCCGTGCTGCTGGCGTAG
- a CDS encoding transglutaminase domain-containing protein has protein sequence MTPPVRHRSDPVTTFKVVPTEYAEYGTPAGLAARMLRLTTDELRELADGRIPSRQGPDGELRYEFADVYNLAATAGTGTSVFELGLRFLMRFAAEQPERWIEERAWRVSIVPPAGQPLSARALDTGSPQVLDASGHPQEQSAAGDDEYYDLGPSGVSYQVRLRGRQDSIDSEAVRSEYQRVFSALVEKQVSYQTVPELMRAEPDLSWDSGVADCVVASRVLANRLTSIGHRARARRGYLLGLLGSDHAWTEVFEGGRWKQLDPVAAVLATNALRPLGFQPHAEFQDACLGWSFNRFLPCRTSAAEPLILVAGRFAPQWVTCAVSASPLRNGVFAP, from the coding sequence ATGACGCCCCCCGTCAGGCACCGGTCCGACCCGGTGACGACATTCAAGGTCGTGCCCACTGAATACGCGGAATACGGGACCCCCGCAGGTCTCGCGGCGCGCATGCTGCGGCTGACCACGGATGAACTCCGTGAACTCGCGGACGGCAGGATCCCGTCCCGCCAGGGGCCAGACGGAGAGCTCCGTTACGAGTTCGCGGACGTCTACAATCTGGCTGCCACAGCGGGAACGGGCACGAGCGTCTTCGAGCTGGGGCTTCGCTTCCTCATGCGCTTCGCCGCAGAACAGCCAGAGCGCTGGATCGAGGAACGCGCCTGGCGGGTATCGATCGTGCCCCCGGCGGGCCAGCCGCTCAGCGCACGCGCACTCGACACGGGCTCCCCCCAAGTTCTCGACGCAAGCGGCCATCCCCAGGAACAGAGCGCCGCTGGCGACGACGAGTACTACGACTTGGGCCCCAGTGGCGTCTCCTACCAGGTCCGTCTCCGCGGCCGGCAGGACTCCATCGACAGCGAGGCGGTCAGGTCCGAATACCAGCGCGTCTTCTCCGCGCTGGTGGAGAAGCAGGTGTCGTATCAGACCGTGCCCGAGCTGATGCGCGCGGAGCCCGACCTCTCCTGGGACAGCGGCGTCGCCGACTGTGTCGTCGCCAGCAGGGTGCTGGCGAACCGGCTCACCTCGATCGGCCACCGCGCACGCGCTCGGCGCGGCTACCTGCTTGGGCTGCTCGGAAGCGATCATGCTTGGACCGAGGTGTTCGAGGGAGGACGCTGGAAGCAGCTGGACCCGGTTGCCGCGGTGCTCGCCACGAACGCGCTGAGGCCTCTCGGCTTCCAGCCTCACGCGGAGTTCCAGGACGCGTGCCTTGGGTGGAGTTTCAACCGGTTCCTGCCCTGCCGCACGTCGGCTGCGGAGCCGCTGATCCTGGTGGCCGGGAGATTCGCCCCGCAATGGGTGACCTGCGCGGTCAGCGCCAGTCCTCTGCGAAACGGAGTATTCGCTCCATGA
- a CDS encoding class I adenylate-forming enzyme family protein, producing MWLTRTLRRYAKEIPDALALADATRELTWRDLSIEVDRLGAFICASTDRGARVAFLSHSRAEHFVLLFACAMNGRTFVPLNPNLTTPELVHQVSLVTPSLVFHEAATDKSAALLVDKLDWVRARDVDDVPDARPTAPALLRLEDPAVIFFTSATTGRPKGVQVPERSLRANSVGWQGDVLERYPDARFLSACPLYHGSSVIALDYLSNGRPVHIMRSFNPRSWLRAVKRNQISHSFLVPSMITLLMKVSQLDRSETESLVLLAHGAAPMPSKLAEEARDRLGVDLFSVYGITEGGGPAIVGTLPPSLIGPFPGATYLGFPLKGMIARVLDDEGRPAPPGHAGEIALRGDGLMTQYWHDPGATTQSIVDGWLRTHDVGVQDDEGVYWILDRRTDLIIRGGQNVYPAEVEAVVRTAPGVRDAAVVAAPSTIWGQTPVAYVVPTEQGSTSEADIVGWCAGRLASYKTPTQVIFIPELPVGPSGKVLRRALRKFENGVR from the coding sequence ATGTGGCTTACCCGCACCCTGAGGCGCTACGCCAAGGAGATTCCAGACGCCCTGGCGCTGGCCGATGCCACCAGGGAGCTCACCTGGCGCGACTTGAGCATCGAGGTGGACCGGCTCGGCGCCTTCATCTGCGCTTCGACCGACCGCGGCGCCCGCGTGGCGTTCCTCAGCCACAGCCGCGCGGAACACTTCGTGCTGCTCTTCGCATGCGCGATGAACGGGCGGACCTTCGTTCCCCTGAATCCGAACCTGACCACGCCCGAGCTTGTTCACCAGGTCAGTCTGGTGACGCCCTCGCTGGTCTTCCACGAGGCGGCCACCGACAAGTCCGCGGCGCTTCTGGTGGACAAACTGGACTGGGTTCGCGCCCGGGACGTCGATGACGTCCCCGACGCCCGGCCGACTGCCCCGGCCCTGCTGCGGCTGGAGGATCCCGCCGTCATCTTTTTCACCTCGGCGACGACCGGGCGGCCGAAGGGCGTGCAGGTCCCTGAGCGTTCCCTGCGGGCGAACTCGGTCGGATGGCAGGGCGATGTTCTCGAGAGGTACCCGGACGCACGTTTCCTCAGCGCCTGCCCGCTTTACCACGGCAGCTCCGTCATAGCGCTCGACTACCTCAGCAACGGACGCCCCGTCCATATCATGCGGAGCTTCAACCCTCGTTCATGGCTTCGCGCCGTCAAGAGGAACCAGATCAGCCACAGCTTTCTCGTCCCATCGATGATCACGCTTCTCATGAAGGTGTCGCAGCTGGACCGGTCGGAGACCGAGTCGCTCGTGCTGCTGGCCCATGGCGCCGCTCCTATGCCCTCGAAGCTTGCCGAGGAGGCGCGCGACCGGCTGGGGGTCGATCTGTTCAGTGTCTACGGCATAACCGAAGGCGGCGGACCAGCAATCGTGGGCACGCTCCCACCGAGCCTCATCGGGCCGTTCCCCGGCGCCACATATCTTGGCTTTCCGCTGAAGGGGATGATCGCGCGGGTCCTCGATGACGAGGGACGACCGGCGCCGCCAGGCCACGCGGGCGAGATCGCCCTGCGCGGAGACGGTCTGATGACGCAGTACTGGCATGACCCAGGAGCCACCACCCAGTCGATCGTCGACGGCTGGCTCCGCACGCACGACGTCGGGGTCCAGGATGACGAGGGCGTCTACTGGATCCTCGACCGGCGCACTGATCTGATCATTCGTGGCGGTCAGAACGTCTACCCCGCCGAAGTAGAAGCAGTCGTTCGCACGGCGCCAGGAGTGCGGGACGCCGCGGTCGTCGCGGCACCGTCGACCATTTGGGGCCAGACACCGGTCGCGTACGTCGTCCCCACCGAGCAGGGCTCCACGAGCGAGGCCGACATCGTCGGCTGGTGCGCGGGCCGGCTCGCCAGCTACAAGACCCCGACGCAGGTTATCTTCATCCCCGAGTTGCCCGTCGGGCCCTCCGGAAAGGTCTTACGTCGTGCGCTACGAAAGTTCGAGAACGGTGTCCGCTGA
- a CDS encoding 2-polyprenyl-6-methoxyphenol hydroxylase and related FAD-dependent oxidoreductase-like protein, whose amino-acid sequence MKCIVLGAGPAGLAAAVAIRRRSARSAAVTVVERRKSLHDEGFGILLNPFVVAGHSAGGFAWASRVFRRFVRWNGISVFGRGQGSVTLSGHPGWAIARSVLISELRAEAESLGCEITCGRPAAPADLDDADLVIDARGARHDRVPDVSSALVRDSDDLFVWLSTRRAFDCLTFAFAEVDGHLLTAHAYTYRLGHSAFIVEGAAAAWRAARRLAPDETAPADAWVRTVCERLFADVLAGHALDDASPTVQRFRKTGYPEDPTRKSVQVGDRAHPVHFSVGLGTSLAIEDGIVLGDHVAKCRDPREAIVSFDEVRQVRTRRAQRLASRSAEWLSTVTNRWNELSTPELAWSLATRTGQGTASRLKAQDGAWYELISAAAARRTPTVRRDAHPWSPLPANSSVPAPPPGGGLPLSIRPGKLDASSRVELVAVLEAVTERDVLCGTRYVDLRVHSDDLDWAEGQRLAGRVGAIAAADLERGPW is encoded by the coding sequence ATGAAATGCATCGTGCTGGGCGCTGGCCCGGCCGGGCTCGCCGCGGCGGTCGCCATCAGGCGACGGTCGGCCCGTTCCGCCGCCGTCACCGTCGTCGAGCGGAGGAAGAGTCTCCACGATGAGGGCTTCGGCATCCTTCTCAATCCATTCGTCGTCGCCGGCCACTCGGCCGGCGGATTCGCCTGGGCGAGCCGCGTGTTCCGCAGATTCGTGCGCTGGAACGGCATCTCCGTCTTCGGTAGGGGTCAGGGTTCCGTTACGCTGTCGGGCCATCCTGGATGGGCGATCGCGCGGTCCGTCCTGATCAGCGAGCTTCGGGCGGAGGCGGAGTCGCTTGGTTGCGAGATCACCTGTGGCCGGCCGGCGGCGCCAGCGGACCTCGACGACGCCGACCTCGTGATCGACGCGCGCGGCGCGCGGCACGATCGCGTGCCGGACGTGTCGAGCGCTCTGGTCCGCGACTCGGATGATCTGTTCGTCTGGCTCAGTACGCGCCGCGCCTTCGACTGCCTCACCTTCGCCTTCGCGGAGGTCGACGGGCACCTTCTGACCGCCCATGCCTACACCTATCGCCTAGGCCACTCGGCATTCATCGTCGAAGGCGCCGCGGCGGCATGGCGGGCGGCGCGGCGCCTCGCACCCGACGAGACCGCCCCGGCTGACGCGTGGGTGCGGACCGTCTGCGAGCGTCTGTTCGCCGACGTGCTCGCCGGCCACGCGCTCGACGATGCCTCGCCTACAGTGCAACGATTCCGGAAGACCGGTTACCCGGAAGATCCGACACGGAAGTCCGTTCAGGTCGGGGACCGGGCCCACCCGGTGCATTTCTCGGTCGGGCTCGGCACCAGCCTGGCGATCGAGGACGGCATCGTTCTCGGCGACCACGTCGCGAAATGCCGCGACCCGAGAGAAGCCATCGTCTCGTTCGACGAAGTGCGGCAGGTGCGGACCCGGCGGGCGCAGCGACTAGCGAGCCGTAGCGCCGAATGGTTGTCAACCGTCACGAACCGCTGGAACGAGCTCTCGACCCCCGAACTCGCCTGGTCACTTGCCACCCGTACCGGACAGGGCACGGCGTCTCGGCTGAAGGCCCAGGACGGGGCGTGGTACGAGCTCATCTCCGCTGCGGCCGCGCGCCGGACGCCGACAGTTCGCCGGGACGCGCACCCCTGGTCGCCGTTGCCCGCCAACTCCTCGGTTCCGGCCCCCCCGCCGGGAGGCGGCCTGCCCTTGTCGATCCGGCCGGGAAAGCTCGACGCCAGCAGCCGGGTGGAGCTTGTCGCGGTCCTGGAGGCCGTGACGGAGCGGGACGTCCTGTGCGGTACCCGATACGTGGACCTCCGGGTTCATTCCGACGACCTCGACTGGGCCGAGGGACAACGGCTCGCCGGACGAGTGGGTGCCATTGCCGCGGCCGACCTGGAGCGAGGGCCCTGGTGA
- a CDS encoding acyl carrier protein, translating into MNRAENVRDVRHPAVEKSVRSSFAEALEVDAGEIDLEVPLGQLPNMESVRFLRAVAALEESSGLLINDGVLYQVTCLAELVDLLVAQGSAEDPQR; encoded by the coding sequence ATGAATCGCGCGGAGAACGTGCGAGATGTTCGTCATCCCGCCGTCGAGAAGTCGGTGCGAAGCAGTTTCGCGGAAGCCCTCGAGGTGGACGCCGGAGAGATTGACCTGGAGGTCCCGCTCGGCCAGCTGCCCAACATGGAGTCGGTTCGTTTCCTGCGGGCGGTGGCGGCGCTCGAGGAGAGCTCTGGACTCCTTATCAACGATGGGGTGCTCTACCAGGTCACCTGCCTCGCGGAGCTGGTCGACCTCCTGGTCGCGCAAGGCTCCGCTGAGGATCCGCAGCGATGA
- a CDS encoding IS5 family transposase: MAERKPYPSDLSDEAWDLIRPVLTAWKARHPSASGHEGGYDMREIVNAVLYQARTGCQWRYLPHDLPPTSAVYYYFGQWRDDGTTETIHDLLRWLVREHHRRKADPSAVVLDSQTVRSSTNAPKGTTGLDPGKKSPGRKRGIAVDTLGLLIAVVVVAASVHDNTIGTALLDRVAAAAPPVRKAWVDAGFKTTVVEHGAGLGIDVEVVGREPGARGFTPLPKRWRVEQTLGTLMLHRRLARDYEAKPASAVAMIHWSMVEVMARRLTGAATPTWRDPPV; this comes from the coding sequence ATGGCAGAACGCAAGCCGTACCCCAGTGACCTGTCCGATGAGGCGTGGGACCTGATCCGCCCGGTCCTCACCGCGTGGAAGGCCCGGCATCCCTCGGCTAGCGGGCACGAGGGTGGCTACGACATGCGGGAGATCGTGAACGCGGTCCTCTACCAGGCCCGGACCGGCTGCCAGTGGCGCTACCTGCCCCACGACCTGCCCCCGACGTCCGCGGTGTACTACTACTTCGGCCAGTGGCGCGACGACGGCACCACCGAGACGATCCACGACCTGCTGCGCTGGCTGGTCCGTGAGCACCACCGCAGGAAAGCCGACCCGAGCGCGGTCGTGCTGGACTCCCAGACCGTCCGGTCCTCCACCAACGCCCCGAAGGGCACGACCGGCCTGGACCCGGGAAAGAAAAGCCCGGGCCGTAAACGCGGGATCGCCGTCGACACGTTGGGACTGCTCATCGCCGTGGTCGTGGTCGCGGCCAGCGTGCACGACAACACCATCGGCACCGCCCTGCTGGACCGGGTCGCCGCCGCCGCCCCGCCGGTGCGCAAGGCGTGGGTGGACGCCGGGTTCAAGACCACCGTCGTCGAGCACGGCGCCGGTCTGGGCATCGATGTCGAGGTCGTCGGACGCGAGCCGGGAGCGCGGGGGTTCACCCCGCTCCCGAAGCGGTGGCGGGTTGAGCAGACCCTGGGCACGTTGATGCTGCACCGGCGGCTGGCCCGGGACTACGAGGCGAAACCGGCCAGCGCGGTAGCGATGATCCACTGGTCGATGGTGGAGGTGATGGCCCGCCGGCTGACCGGGGCGGCCACCCCGACCTGGCGTGACCCGCCGGTCTGA